Part of the Lampris incognitus isolate fLamInc1 chromosome 1, fLamInc1.hap2, whole genome shotgun sequence genome is shown below.
CTGCTTTATTGGCAACCGCGACGTTCACAACGAACTGTGCAACAGCGAAAACATATCATACACTTTATCAGGCCGTTATTTGGCCAAATGGATATATTACAAACTACAAAAATATTAAATTAACATTGATCAATGAACAAAAGAGATGCATTTGGTATGAAAAGGTATGCAGAGTTGCCAACTTTGGTAGCCTGTCCGGAGTGACATTTTGCCTTTCATTGTCTCTGTCGTGCACTTAACGTTAGACAGCTAATGTAATGTAGcgaatccggggagggcagcccgggtaccgccgcagccggggcgcgtacccgcatctcccgcaccatgagctcgcgtcccgactgtggcagtacccgggctgccccccgaattcgctacattggtgtcagaagtgggatgatgaggccatcggaagcgcgtgcacccagaggcgtcatggagctgatatgctgaagcgcggggacgcgcttcccgaaaggggGAGGGGCAGTGTAAAGTGCATGCAgtaatagactcgctagcccttgaatTACAGGTTGGgctctttagtcaactggttagcgcagtcgcccgtggtgcgagagacctgggttcgcgtcccggttgcggcggttcctgggctgccccctctGCTGAATTCACTACGATAAGCTAGCTGGCTGTTTACAGAGCATTTATTCTACACGGAGATAAGCATCGTGCACCAATCAGAGCAATTTAAGATAcatctccatggaaacacccTCATAAAAGACCCAGTTCTTGAATACTCAGCCTCTGGAGTCAAAGTCGATTGCTCGGTTTGATCATTACTATACCAGACTTTTCCATTCGCCTTTTCATCTCTGCTGCTGTGGCAGTGTTTTGGCATGAGATTTGCCTTGGTGTCACGACAGCGAGACTCACGCCAGACGGGTGAGAATTGTCAACCCTATGAAATATTGCTGGTCCTCTATGTTGTGCTGTTGTACTACATACAAATTATATGTTGCGTAATGATGATTTGATAGATTGAATGTTAGTCATTTTTATACGGGCAGTAAACGGTGACTTTTCTGAATTGCCGTTTCGCCTAAGCTTATAAAAAGTGCATACACATTTGTTAATTTTGTCTTTTCAAGTGAGCACCTCCTGCCGCTCGCTGATCGACCAGCTTGGAGTTGAAGGTAGTCATTCATTTCAACAAAGAATGCTAGTAAAGCTTACAAACTGTTTCTGGGAATGTGAAGGGGCAAGTTTAGAATAGAGCTCTATGCTTTGTTCCCTTTAAAATTCAGTCATCAGCGCAGTTTCAAGAGATCTTAGGTAGTCCTGACAACTTCTTTCTAAGCAATTAAAAACTTAAAAACTCCATATTCAGCGCCATGTGGCTGTCTCCTGAGGTTTTTCAGTGCAAAAGAGCTTGCCACCAGAGAGAGGTAGTGGCTGGTGGCTGCATGTGCCATGTCCTTGAGATGAAGGCCGTCGAAGACAACTGTGCCACGACCCTGATGGTCCCGATGAGCGTCTGGATCAGTTCTGTGGTGTGGAGTAGAGAGAATGGTGCTGGCCGCTCTGGTCTGGGAGATTGCTGGCAAACAGAAGCGGGGTGGTCTCTGCGCCGTACCAGCTACTAGAGAGAGTGAGGAGGAAGGGAAGAAGGTAGGACTATTGCACAATTTGAGACATGCTGTCTGTACCGTGGCATTAGGATCCTGACATGTTGAATTTTAGCTTAATTTGCTTCATTTTGTAAGGTCACCACGCTACAATAATTTTAATGAGGTCCACTTGCAAGTAGGAATGTTAAACCGTGGTTCCTTCATTTCATTGTTTGGTGAAGAAAAATAACCCACCAAAACTCAAAATGTCATGGTTATCCTGTACAGTTGTTGAAGGCTGAACACCATACCTTGAGTGTGGAGgtgttctgtgggcccagggtgGAGCTGAGTCCTCATCGCTTGCTTGAGGGTCATCAAAGAAATACGGTCGAGGTACAATCCTGTTGTTGGCCATGTTGTTGACCTGAGGAGATCAGAAACAACAGATGACCAACACTACCAGTTAAAGATTCAAAACGGCGTTTCTTAAAGAGAAGAACAAGGTCATTATTACTATCCAAAAACCTGTAGTGGTGAGAAAAGTACAAGAACATTTTCAATTCCGTGCTTCATCACAAAAACGAACCACCTCTTGCGCAGGCCGGCGAACCCTGAAGATAAGGATGAGCAGGCTGGTTGGTAGCACTTCCCATATAAAGAGGATCGCACCGAAAGCCAGGTAGCCCCTGTCGCCCAACTGGCTTTGCAGGTCTGCCTGCAGGGCAACAGGAGGAGATGGGGAGTTAACGTGGTGCCTGATACGTTGAGAGGAGCAAAATAAATGTGACAGATGAATGACTATACAGACAAGATTTTTATGGGATTTTTAACTTTTCTGTATTGAGAGTAGGCCAGTAAAGCTGGGCCAAAAAATAAAAGCTGTGGGAAAACACCGTCACTCTCTTTAACCTTTCTAACCTATTAATATCAACACAGCGGCTCCACCATAACACTGCCTGACAAGCACTTCCGGCCCCGAAACAATTAGGTGATTAATCGATCATGAGAATTCTTGCCAGCTGCAGCCTCGCTTCCGTTCTCTTGACAGGAACCACGTGGTGAGGTAACCGTTACCTGGTCGGAGATGTTGTACCAGTCGAAGTCAAATGACTCCATCCGTTGGCTTTGGGACAGGAAAAGAACAGCCAGGTTGTAGCAGGCACGGCTGGAAAAAAGCAGGATCACTGCTGCTCCCAATGCTGCTGAGCGCCACACAGTGGTCCCCTGGTTAGACACAGAAAACCATCAGCCTGGACCACCACCAAGAATTACAGACGGCGATATGAAGCGGATAAATTTTTGCAGTTGCTTCCACGATTAGCATAAACTTGTTACCGAAACTTATGTCAGTTATTGTCTATTTCAGCGTGCAGGTATACATTTTACtcagatttaaaaaaacaaaactgtggcATCATACTCCTTTTTCTCATCACTCCAGAGACTAACAGAGTGGTTCGGgcaccttgctgttcaggtacgGACTGGTGGAGCGCGAGTGCCGAGTCAGGTGCAGCAACAAGGCGGCCAGACACAGGGCCTCCAGAATGAAGAGCAGGTCATTGACCAAAACCCGAACCAGCACCAGCTTCCAAGTCAAGCTCGGCGACCTGCCGTCACCTGCCTTGCCGAGAGCTGCGCACACAACATTGACACAGAGGAAGACGGCGCTCAGCATACCGTACATGCACCGCGCCAGCCAGCTGGAGAGAAGCAAGAGAAAAACCAAAGGTGAGCTCAGGGTTCGAGAGGAGAACGAAATATTTACGCCACCGAGTAGTACTATGAAGTCGTAATAGCGTTATgtgattttaatttattttttaaatgtctACTTTTAACGTGTTAATATGTGTTTATTATGGTGCGGAACTCACAGTCCTCTGTCCACCTGTGAACTGTACATCTCCCTCACTTTGAGCAACACCTATGGACGACGGAGAAAACAACACGTGAATCTAAAAGAGGAATTGTCCACCCATGAGGCAGTTCATTAATCACTAGATATGGGCAGAATAGCTCTTAAAACGAATGCTTCCTGTCAAAGACATGACTGAAAACACCACAACATAATATCTGATCATCCTGAAGCACTGTAGTATTCCCCcctccagtgttgtagtcgagtcactaaacctcaagtccgagtctcgagtccccagtcttcgagtccgagtccccaaagaagagtccgactcgagtccaagtcaagtccccattacctgagtcttgAGTTGAGTTCCAACAGGATTTGCATGAAGGTATGcatgtgaatccgcatgtaggtggaacacacgtgcctgccctcgcatgaaattgaataatgttacggtattaatatagctatcaatatcttatgccagattattagggcctattacagaaaaactaacaaaaataaaaaaagtcaatcaacaagtccgagtcctcatctccaacttccgagtccaaatgcagtcaatgctcgagtcagAGTCCGAGTCCGattcatcagtgctcaagtccaagtcgagtcacgagtcctgaagatcaggactcgagtcggacccgagtccgagtcctggactcaagtactacaacactgccccccctccatCAACAAATATCAAGAATAGTTCCAAAGTTAATTTCTGTTTTCACAGGCAGCACTGAAGAAAAACACTGCAAATACCACAACACTCTTACAACTGTTGTGTCATGACTATCCAAAAGAATACCCCAAGTTTATACCGGTCCCTTTCTAATCCATCTCACCTGAGTGAAGTACAGGTTGATGAGACCAAAAGTGAAGAACTGCAGACAGACGGGGAAGCAGTAAAGCAGCCAGTAGGCGGGTAGGGGCAGGTGATTGGCCGCCAGAGCATTCTGGAAGTAAAAGGAGAAGAGTGTGGTGCGGAGGGCTGCCCAGAACAGGCACAGGAACAGAAACACACTCTGGTAGCTGCACCTCTTGTGGCGGTAGCAAAAGAAGAGCCAGAGCTGCACATACACCACCAGGAAGAGGCTGGCGTACAGGGCGGTGCAGATGATGGTAAAACCGAGCTGGACTGATGGGGCAACAGCCGGATGCAGAGGAGGTGGCGAGGGCACAGTGGAGTTGCTGGGAATGGCAGGCGTCACTGGAGACTCCATGGGGGGGCAGCACCGACTCTGCCAAGTGGTAAGACACAGGCTCCTCTCAGTTACAGGTTAGCGAATCTAAAATCGATTAAAAGAGAGGGGATTGTGTTAGCGGCTTCAGTAAAACACTTCTCTGCCGTCTTAAACAGAAATGGCTCTCTGCTAACTTAAACATTCACAAGGGAAATGTCTTTATgcaagctcaataatccagtaaagtaaattctttatgagacagtacaagccggtTACACCAGCTCAAAATATCAAtatcaaatatcaaaatataaatAGCGAAACACTGACAGCTTTTAAGACAAGCTAAGCACACTGTTGATACGCTGAAATTACGTAATATCACATAAAACATATCAtgaacatgtaaaaaaataaaacacctgAATTACATTACTTTAGAGGCTGGAGCGCTTCAACAGAAACGGTGACGCGCTGAAAACCCTGCTGCGTTAAGCAGTCGGTGCAACTACGGGAGCCGAGAAGGCAATTCTTTGCGGGGTTTCCCCCCCCCAAAGAATTTTCAAAGCCTGATGACAGCGCTTTAAATACGTTTAACCCTACAAAATACTTGCGACAAACATCAATtgtaccccggccaattaccccactctcccgagccatcccgatcgctgcaccccccccccccgctctgccgatccggggagggctgcagactaccacgtgtctcctccgatacatgcggagtcgccagccgcttcttttcacctggcagtgaggagtttcaccaggggggcgtagcgcgtgggaggatcgcgctattccccccagttccagtcCCCaacccccggacaggcgccccgaccgaccagaggagtcgctagtgcagcgaccaggacacacacccacatccggctccctatTGGGCTCTgtacataactgtagtccactgacgtcCGGTTTCTAcagcagcagtcataccagtttcctgtttgaacACAGGCCtatgtgttatgtatgcacacatcgacagtgctgcatttgatttggtgctgttctattgtgctgggatcgattggtgatgcctgcgggctctgggttgtttgatcgggtctgcctttgatgctgtgtcagtctaaataaagaatgccacggagaggttgtgtcgagcgacagcgctgtgtcctgacgtgatttctaaatacaatattggcgacgaggatggctgatatctctctcccaccacctgcccccttcctggcattacctggcgagcctccggtaccatggactcgctggctacatagttttgaaaattacatcatcgcctcagggctcgacgacgtgagccaggctaggaagacggctctgttgcttcactgcttgggagcagagggtcatcgtgtgctcgggactctggggaacgtcacaagctttgccgaagctgtgggacttatgagcacccatttcgctgctccacagagtgccctccttcggcgatttatattccgtcagcgacaccaactgcctggtgagtctgtgcggcagtacgtagctaatttgcgagggctagctagctcatgcaagtttggcgcgcttcaggacgagatggttcgcgaccagctaatcgaacacaccaacaacgcaaaggtgcgtgagactctcctgctggaaaaagatgatctgctgctgtccacagcaattaccatcgcactacaggttgagggagcagctgagtatgctgctatgctaaatacacagcaagtggccacctccagtcaagctgccaacgactcctccctctactcacggctgcccctcgggacgcaacccagccagagcgaggcgggcgccgactccactggggacgtcttgcaactgcaacgacggcgttctcggccccgccctcaacagtcctgtggtaactgtgggtctcggtctcatgtttcaagggctcagaactgccctgcccgtggccagacatgccgtagctgcggtaagcacaatcactttgccaacgtctgtcgatcttccccggctgggtcagagggccacaccccccagtcttcaaccgccgtcattcacaaggtgagctctgggccagtgtcattcaaatcatgcacagtcaacattaatgatgtgtgcatccccctgctgttggacaccggtgcaagtgtgtctctcctgaatgttgatacctacagtcaatttttcggttcactgccactgtccgcaccctcagctgtcctctgtgggtatggtgactccaaaatcgatctggttggctctctccaactgactgtccgctatggaaccaagctggtgcccaatgcagtttttcatgtggcacgccgtggggccaacctgatgggcctggacctgttctccgctctggggttttccctcttagacacaaggggggcagcaatcctgactgtcgccacaccttggcagcagaagtggccatcgctgtttatggggctgggctgcctctccgccttcacccaccaacctctcctcaaccctgctgtgaaatctgtcatccaaccactgcgccgcatcccgttggctctccgtgatggggtctccgccgagctgcaacaactgctggaagctggcatcattgaaccggtggacgcgtcaccttgggtctcaaacctcgtggtggctaagaagaagtcggggggcctgcgtgtctgcgtcgatctacgtgcagtaaataaggcagtggtccctgataagtatccactgcccacctcagaagaactcactgctcagttctatggctctgaggtgttctccaagctcgacctcagacaggggtacttacaggtgcccctccaccccagcagccgaaacctcacagcctttgtgacacatgcaggagtgtttcgctacaccaggatgcctttcggtctcagctccgcccctagctgcttccagaaaatcatggtctccgtgctggctggcatactgggcgtggccatttatctggacgatatagtggtacacgggcccaccagtgaaatccacgacaagcgccttaacatggttttcgcagccctgtccaagcacaagctaactctcaatgctgagaaatgtgtcctctctgtaccagccatcgacttcgttgggttccggctgtcagcgagcggtgtaactccactacaatccaacgtggacgccattcaggccatccctgagcccagctcggccgcccaggtcgcctccttcctgggtatgacaagttactacctgaggtttcttccccagtactctgcgaccacagcccccctgcgccagctgctgcgtaaggacgagccatgggtgtggtcaaaggcatgcagtgacgctgtgcgtgatctcaagactcaactgacttcaccaccagtgttggctcacttcgacatctccagctccacctttgtgacctgtgacgcatcagccacagcgataggggccgtgctgtctcaaacccagaacggtgtggagaagcccattgccttcgcctcccgtgccctcaacctgaccgagcagcggtactccatgggtgagcgtgaggcgttagcctgtatctgggcttgtgaaaggtggcacctctacctctatggccgctccttcaccctcaggacagatcaccaggccctgacagcgctgctgtccacatctgggacaggccacaaacccctgaggctgcaccgctggtctgaccgcctccgccagtacaacttcagcctgcagttcaccccaggcagagacaatgttgtcgccgacctgctctctcgctgtctccaccccagctccacagacggacactgactgtgtggaaaaggacattgtccaaatgctacacacacccctccaggccactgtctctctgcaggagctgagggcagcctccgaacaggaccctgtcctctcccagctccgcacctacatccagaacggctggcctcacaaggtcccagaggagctggctgcgttcgcccgagtcagacaggagctctcctgctggaacgacacctgcgtggcacgtgggttttgcacagtggtcccagctgctctccgtgcacgtgttttgaatacggcgcatgaaggccacctgggcattgtgaaactgaaacagcgctgccgagacctggtgtggtggccggggatagacagagatattgaggctctggtgaaggactgttctgcctgccttgtgagtggcaagactggccaccaggctcccccacccctgcaacctcttgcctggccctctcagccctgggaacacctgcagttggacatttgtggtgagatccatggagttccccaccaccaacgcttcatggtggtcgcctacgatctacactcaaaatggcctgaactcaccacttccggcactgtgacctcacagatcatcatcgacttcctggactctcttttctctcgctggggcctcccaaaggccatcaccactgacaacggccctcagctggtctctgctgagttcactgcttatctcgacagcaagggcatccgtcatatacgcactgcgtactaccacccccaggccaatggcggcgttgaacgttttcaccagtcactgaagaacggcctcagagcacacatggcccaagggtgctctttcacgcaggccatccgtcacactctgctgcactatcgggccacacagcactcgaccacaggcgtctccccagcctctctcatgctaggccgggaactgtgcatgccccttgacaggctccgcccctcca
Proteins encoded:
- the gpr137 gene encoding integral membrane protein GPR137 isoform X2, with the protein product MESPVTPAIPSNSTVPSPPPLHPAVAPSVQLGFTIICTALYASLFLVVYVQLWLFFCYRHKRCSYQSVFLFLCLFWAALRTTLFSFYFQNALAANHLPLPAYWLLYCFPVCLQFFTFGLINLYFTQVLLKVREMYSSQVDRGLWLARCMYGMLSAVFLCVNVVCAALGKAGDGRSPSLTWKLVLVRVLVNDLLFILEALCLAALLLHLTRHSRSTSPYLNSKGTTVWRSAALGAAVILLFSSRACYNLAVLFLSQSQRMESFDFDWYNISDQADLQSQLGDRGYLAFGAILFIWEVLPTSLLILIFRVRRPAQEVNNMANNRIVPRPYFFDDPQASDEDSAPPWAHRTPPHSSWYGAETTPLLFASNLPDQSGQHHSLYSTPQN
- the gpr137 gene encoding integral membrane protein GPR137 isoform X1 is translated as MESPVTPAIPSNSTVPSPPPLHPAVAPSVQLGFTIICTALYASLFLVVYVQLWLFFCYRHKRCSYQSVFLFLCLFWAALRTTLFSFYFQNALAANHLPLPAYWLLYCFPVCLQFFTFGLINLYFTQVLLKVREMYSSQVDRGLWLARCMYGMLSAVFLCVNVVCAALGKAGDGRSPSLTWKLVLVRVLVNDLLFILEALCLAALLLHLTRHSRSTSPYLNSKGTTVWRSAALGAAVILLFSSRACYNLAVLFLSQSQRMESFDFDWYNISDQADLQSQLGDRGYLAFGAILFIWEVLPTSLLILIFRVRRPAQEVNNMANNRIVPRPYFFDDPQASDEDSAPPWAHRTPPHSSSWYGAETTPLLFASNLPDQSGQHHSLYSTPQN